One segment of Herbaspirillum hiltneri N3 DNA contains the following:
- the atpB gene encoding F0F1 ATP synthase subunit A: protein MTAAAHAPTASEYIVHHLGHFSSQHQDKIVDFSIINMDTIFWSVFCGVVGCLFMYLAARKATSGVPGRFQAFVEMVVEMVEDQSKAIVHGDRTFIAPLALTVFVWVALMNSLDFLPVDLVSGIMRLAGMEEIHHRIVPTADLNGTLGIALGVLALMLYYSFKIKGVGGFIHELFAAPFGIWLAPFNLLLNIIEFAAKTVSLGMRLFGNMYAGELLFLLIALLGSAATAFGFVGHVIAGSIWAIFHILIVLLQAFIFMMLTLVYLGQAHEAH, encoded by the coding sequence ATGACTGCTGCTGCGCACGCACCTACTGCTTCAGAATACATCGTCCACCATCTCGGACATTTCTCCTCGCAACACCAAGACAAGATTGTCGATTTCTCGATTATCAACATGGACACCATTTTCTGGTCGGTGTTCTGCGGCGTGGTCGGCTGCCTGTTCATGTACCTGGCTGCGCGCAAGGCCACCTCGGGCGTGCCGGGCCGTTTCCAGGCATTCGTCGAAATGGTGGTCGAGATGGTCGAAGACCAATCCAAGGCCATCGTCCACGGCGACCGTACTTTCATCGCGCCGCTGGCGCTGACCGTGTTCGTCTGGGTCGCCCTGATGAACTCGCTGGACTTCCTGCCTGTCGATCTGGTGTCGGGCATCATGCGCCTGGCGGGCATGGAAGAAATCCATCACCGCATCGTTCCTACCGCCGACCTGAACGGTACATTGGGCATCGCCCTGGGCGTGCTTGCGCTGATGCTGTACTACAGCTTCAAGATCAAAGGTGTGGGCGGCTTCATTCATGAACTGTTTGCGGCGCCGTTCGGCATCTGGCTGGCGCCTTTCAATCTGCTGTTGAATATCATTGAATTTGCTGCAAAGACCGTGTCGCTGGGCATGCGGTTGTTCGGCAACATGTATGCGGGTGAGCTGTTGTTCTTGCTGATCGCATTGCTGGGTTCGGCTGCTACGGCATTCGGCTTTGTCGGCCATGTCATCGCAGGTTCGATCTGGGCAATTTTCCACATCCTGATCGTGCTGTTGCAAGCATTCATTTTCATGATGTTGACACTGGTTTACCTCGGCCAGGCGCATGAGGCGCACTAA
- the atpE gene encoding F0F1 ATP synthase subunit C, whose product MTDVSFVALACGLIIGLGAIGACIGIAIMGGKYLEASARQPELMNTLQTKMFLLAGLIDAAFLIGVGIAMLFAFANPFIAK is encoded by the coding sequence ATGACTGATGTCTCTTTCGTTGCTTTGGCTTGCGGTTTGATCATTGGCCTGGGTGCTATCGGTGCTTGTATCGGTATCGCAATCATGGGCGGTAAGTACCTCGAAGCATCTGCACGTCAGCCAGAACTGATGAACACACTGCAAACCAAGATGTTCCTGCTGGCCGGTCTGATCGACGCTGCGTTCCTGATCGGTGTTGGTATCGCCATGTTGTTCGCATTTGCAAATCCGTTCATCGCGAAGTAA
- a CDS encoding F0F1 ATP synthase subunit B — protein MNLNATLFAQFVVFFILAGFTMKFVWPPLIKALDERAKKIADGLAAADRGKADLAAAEKRVQAELATARDEGQKRIGDAEKRAQLIIEEAKKTASDEAARIIANAKADAEQQVTKAREELRGEVATLAVKGAEQILKREVNAAAHADLLNQLKTEL, from the coding sequence GTGAACTTAAATGCAACATTGTTTGCGCAGTTCGTGGTCTTCTTCATCCTCGCCGGCTTTACGATGAAATTCGTCTGGCCGCCGTTGATCAAGGCGCTCGATGAGCGCGCGAAGAAGATTGCGGACGGCTTGGCTGCAGCAGACCGCGGCAAGGCTGACCTGGCTGCCGCTGAAAAGCGCGTTCAGGCAGAGCTGGCGACAGCACGCGACGAAGGCCAGAAACGTATCGGCGACGCTGAAAAGCGTGCTCAGCTGATCATCGAAGAAGCGAAGAAAACCGCTTCCGACGAAGCAGCGCGCATCATCGCCAATGCAAAGGCGGATGCAGAGCAGCAAGTGACCAAAGCGCGTGAAGAGTTGCGCGGCGAAGTTGCGACCCTCGCGGTCAAAGGCGCCGAGCAGATCCTGAAGCGTGAAGTCAATGCAGCGGCGCATGCTGACCTGCTGAACCAACTGAAAACAGAGCTGTAA
- a CDS encoding F0F1 ATP synthase subunit delta — translation MAELATIARPYAEALYRVAKAGSLPAWADLVSEMAQAASNPDVKAFVQNPALSDEQIASTFAAVLKTPLSGEAKNFVSALVQNGRLALLPEIATQFHALKNAQEGAADAEITSAFELSDAQLKDVVVTLEKKFGRKLTPTVKVDNALIGGVRVVVGDEVFDTSVRAKLQQLHVALAA, via the coding sequence ATGGCCGAACTCGCAACGATCGCTCGTCCTTACGCAGAAGCTCTGTATCGCGTGGCCAAGGCCGGCAGTCTGCCAGCCTGGGCCGATCTCGTTTCCGAAATGGCGCAAGCCGCGAGCAATCCTGACGTCAAGGCGTTCGTGCAAAATCCGGCGCTGTCGGATGAGCAGATCGCCTCCACGTTCGCTGCCGTTCTGAAAACACCGCTCAGCGGCGAAGCGAAAAACTTCGTCAGCGCCCTGGTGCAGAACGGTCGTCTGGCGTTGTTGCCGGAGATCGCCACGCAATTCCATGCGCTGAAAAACGCACAGGAAGGCGCAGCCGACGCAGAAATCACCAGCGCATTCGAGTTGTCTGATGCGCAGCTGAAGGACGTCGTCGTCACGCTGGAAAAGAAATTCGGTCGCAAGCTGACGCCAACCGTCAAGGTGGACAATGCTTTGATCGGCGGCGTGCGCGTGGTTGTCGGTGACGAAGTGTTCGATACCTCGGTGCGCGCGAAGCTGCAACAGTTACATGTTGCTCTGGCTGCGTAA
- the atpA gene encoding F0F1 ATP synthase subunit alpha, translating into MQLNASEISELIKSRIQGLGDTAEIRNQGTVISVSDGICRIHGLSDVMQGEMLEFPGNTFGLALNLERDSVGAVILGEYEHISEGDTVKCTGRILEVPIGPELRGRVVNALGQPIDGKGPVNAKLTAPIEKIAPGVIARQSVSEPMQTGLKSIDSMVPIGRGQRELIIGDRQTGKTAVAIDAIINQKGQNVTCIYVAIGQKASSIKNIVRSLESHGAMEYTIVVAASASESAAMQYVSAYSGCAMGEYFRDRGQDALIVYDDLSKQAVAYRQVSLLLRRPPGREAYPGDVFYLHSRLLERAARVNPDYVEKFTNGEVKGKTGSLTALPIIETQAGDVSAFVPTNVISITDGQIFLETSLFNAGVRPAINAGISVSRVGGAAQTKVIKSLSGGIRTDLAQYRELAAFAQFASDLDEATRKQLDRGARVTELLKQAQYSPLSISLMAVTLFAVNKGFLDDVEVKKVLAFEAGVHNFMKTSHAALLQKIEDTKQLDKEAEAALAAAIADFKKSGAY; encoded by the coding sequence ATGCAACTCAACGCATCTGAAATCAGCGAGCTGATCAAGAGCCGGATTCAAGGCCTTGGCGATACCGCTGAGATTCGCAATCAAGGCACGGTTATTTCCGTGTCCGACGGTATCTGCCGTATCCATGGTCTGTCTGACGTGATGCAAGGTGAGATGCTGGAATTCCCAGGCAACACATTCGGTCTGGCGCTGAACCTCGAGCGCGATTCCGTTGGCGCCGTTATTCTTGGCGAGTACGAGCACATTTCCGAAGGCGACACCGTCAAGTGCACAGGCCGTATTCTGGAAGTGCCTATCGGTCCTGAACTGCGCGGCCGCGTGGTCAACGCGCTGGGCCAGCCTATCGACGGCAAGGGTCCGGTCAACGCCAAGCTGACAGCCCCGATCGAAAAGATCGCTCCGGGCGTTATCGCACGTCAATCCGTTTCCGAGCCGATGCAAACCGGCCTGAAGTCGATCGACTCCATGGTGCCTATCGGCCGCGGTCAACGCGAACTGATCATCGGCGACCGCCAAACCGGCAAGACTGCTGTTGCGATTGATGCGATCATCAATCAAAAGGGCCAGAACGTGACATGTATCTACGTCGCGATCGGTCAAAAGGCATCGTCGATCAAGAACATCGTGCGCTCGCTGGAATCGCACGGCGCGATGGAGTACACCATCGTCGTCGCCGCGTCGGCTTCCGAGTCGGCAGCGATGCAATACGTGTCGGCCTACTCCGGCTGCGCCATGGGCGAGTACTTCCGCGATCGCGGTCAAGACGCGCTGATCGTGTATGACGATCTGTCCAAGCAAGCGGTTGCTTACCGTCAGGTTTCCCTGCTGCTGCGCCGTCCACCGGGCCGTGAAGCTTATCCGGGCGACGTGTTCTACCTGCACAGCCGCCTGCTGGAACGCGCAGCACGCGTCAACCCTGATTACGTCGAGAAGTTCACCAACGGCGAAGTCAAGGGCAAGACCGGTTCGCTGACAGCACTGCCGATCATTGAAACACAAGCCGGCGACGTGTCCGCATTCGTTCCGACCAACGTGATTTCGATTACCGACGGTCAGATCTTCCTGGAAACATCGCTGTTCAACGCCGGTGTCCGTCCTGCGATCAACGCCGGTATTTCGGTGTCGCGCGTCGGTGGCGCTGCTCAGACCAAAGTCATCAAGAGCCTGTCCGGCGGTATTCGTACCGACTTGGCGCAGTATCGTGAACTGGCTGCGTTCGCGCAGTTCGCTTCCGACCTCGACGAAGCTACCCGCAAGCAACTGGACCGCGGTGCACGCGTGACTGAACTGCTGAAGCAGGCTCAGTACTCGCCGCTGTCGATCTCGCTGATGGCCGTGACTTTGTTCGCCGTCAACAAGGGCTTCCTGGACGACGTCGAAGTCAAGAAGGTATTGGCATTCGAAGCCGGTGTTCATAACTTCATGAAGACCAGCCACGCTGCCCTGCTGCAAAAGATCGAAGACACCAAGCAACTGGACAAAGAAGCTGAAGCGGCCCTGGCTGCGGCGATTGCCGACTTCAAAAAATCCGGCGCGTACTAA
- the atpG gene encoding F0F1 ATP synthase subunit gamma, with translation MATGKEIRGKIKSVENTKKITKAMEMVAASKMRKAQDRMHAARPYSDKIRNIASNLSRANPEYTHPFMVKQDSAKKVGFIVVTTDKGLCGGMNTNSLRLATAKIRELEAQGNAIETVAIGNKGFGFLNRIGAKVVSHVVQVGDTPHLEKLIGPVKVLLDAYQEGKLDAVYLVYTKFINTMRQEPTLQQLLPLSSDKLQADEGAHSWDYIYEPDVQSVVDELLVRYVEALIYQAVAENMASEQSARMVAMKAASDNAGNVIGELKLVYNKTRQAAITKELSEIVAGAAAV, from the coding sequence ATGGCTACAGGTAAAGAGATACGCGGCAAGATCAAGAGCGTAGAAAATACGAAGAAGATCACCAAGGCGATGGAAATGGTCGCTGCATCCAAAATGCGCAAGGCGCAGGACCGGATGCACGCGGCGCGTCCCTACAGTGACAAGATTCGTAACATCGCTTCGAACTTGTCGCGCGCCAACCCGGAGTACACGCATCCGTTCATGGTCAAGCAGGACAGCGCCAAGAAGGTGGGTTTCATCGTCGTCACGACCGATAAGGGTCTGTGCGGCGGCATGAACACCAACTCCTTGCGCCTGGCCACTGCGAAGATCCGTGAACTGGAAGCGCAAGGCAACGCAATCGAGACTGTTGCGATCGGCAACAAGGGTTTCGGTTTCCTGAATCGCATCGGCGCCAAAGTGGTGTCGCACGTGGTTCAGGTCGGCGATACGCCGCACCTGGAAAAGCTGATCGGCCCCGTCAAGGTGCTGCTCGACGCTTACCAGGAAGGCAAGCTGGATGCAGTCTATTTGGTCTATACCAAATTCATCAACACGATGCGTCAGGAGCCGACGCTGCAGCAACTGTTGCCGCTCTCGAGCGACAAGTTGCAAGCGGACGAAGGCGCGCATTCGTGGGACTACATCTACGAACCCGACGTGCAAAGCGTGGTGGACGAGTTGCTGGTGCGTTATGTCGAAGCACTGATCTACCAGGCCGTGGCCGAAAATATGGCGTCCGAGCAATCGGCCCGTATGGTGGCGATGAAGGCAGCAAGCGATAACGCCGGTAACGTGATCGGCGAGTTGAAGTTGGTTTACAACAAGACTCGTCAGGCCGCGATTACCAAGGAACTGTCCGAAATCGTCGCCGGTGCGGCAGCGGTCTAA
- the atpD gene encoding F0F1 ATP synthase subunit beta produces the protein MADGKIVQCIGAVVDVEFPRDAMPKIYDALKMDGSELTLEVQQQLGDGVVRTIALGTSDGLRRGMTIKNTGKGITVPVGKATLGRIMDVLGNPIDECGPVSHAQTATIHRKAPAYDELSPSQELLETGIKVIDLVCPFAKGGKVGLFGGAGVGKTVNMMELINNIAKAHSGLSVFAGVGERTREGNDFYHEMADAKVVDLETPENSKVAMVYGQMNEPPGNRLRVALTGLTIAEGFRDEGKDVLFFVDNIYRYTLAGTEVSALLGRMPSAVGYQPTLAEEMGRLQERITSTKTGSITSIQAVYVPADDLTDPSPATTFAHLDSTVVLSRDIASLGIYPAVDPLDSTSRQLDPQVVGQEHYETARAVQGILQRYKELRDIIAILGMDELAPEDKLLVARARKMQRFLSQPFHVAEVFTGSPGKYVSLKDTIKGFKMIASGELDHLPEQAFYMVGTIEEAIEKAKKIN, from the coding sequence ATGGCTGATGGCAAAATCGTTCAGTGTATCGGCGCTGTTGTGGACGTTGAGTTTCCACGCGACGCGATGCCTAAGATTTACGACGCCTTGAAGATGGATGGCTCGGAACTGACGCTGGAAGTTCAGCAGCAGCTCGGCGACGGTGTCGTTCGTACGATTGCACTGGGTACTTCGGATGGTCTGCGTCGTGGTATGACAATCAAGAACACCGGCAAGGGCATCACTGTGCCGGTCGGTAAGGCCACTCTCGGCCGCATCATGGACGTTCTGGGCAACCCGATCGACGAATGCGGTCCCGTGAGCCACGCACAAACAGCAACGATCCACCGCAAGGCTCCTGCATACGACGAACTGTCGCCGTCGCAGGAACTGCTGGAAACCGGCATCAAGGTGATTGACCTGGTTTGCCCGTTCGCCAAGGGCGGTAAAGTCGGTCTGTTCGGTGGCGCGGGTGTGGGCAAGACCGTGAACATGATGGAACTGATCAACAACATCGCCAAGGCGCACAGCGGCTTGTCCGTGTTCGCAGGTGTGGGTGAGCGTACTCGCGAAGGTAACGACTTCTATCACGAAATGGCCGACGCCAAGGTCGTGGATCTGGAAACCCCGGAAAACTCCAAGGTCGCCATGGTCTACGGTCAGATGAACGAACCGCCGGGCAATCGTCTGCGCGTGGCGCTGACCGGTCTGACGATCGCTGAAGGTTTCCGTGATGAAGGCAAGGACGTTCTGTTCTTCGTCGACAACATCTACCGTTACACACTGGCCGGTACCGAAGTGTCCGCGCTGCTGGGCCGTATGCCTTCCGCAGTGGGTTACCAACCGACGCTGGCTGAAGAAATGGGCCGTCTGCAAGAGCGCATCACTTCGACCAAGACCGGTTCGATCACATCGATCCAGGCCGTCTACGTTCCAGCGGATGACTTGACCGACCCGTCGCCTGCAACCACGTTTGCCCACTTGGACTCGACCGTCGTTCTGTCGCGTGACATCGCTTCGCTGGGTATCTACCCTGCGGTCGATCCACTCGATTCGACATCGCGCCAACTGGATCCGCAAGTCGTCGGTCAGGAACACTACGAAACAGCCCGCGCTGTTCAAGGTATCCTGCAACGCTACAAGGAATTGCGCGACATTATCGCGATTCTGGGTATGGACGAACTGGCTCCGGAAGACAAGCTGCTGGTGGCGCGCGCTCGCAAGATGCAACGTTTCCTGTCGCAACCGTTCCACGTTGCCGAAGTGTTTACCGGTTCGCCAGGTAAATACGTTTCGCTGAAAGACACGATCAAGGGCTTCAAGATGATCGCTAGCGGCGAACTCGATCACCTGCCGGAACAAGCGTTCTACATGGTTGGCACGATCGAAGAAGCAATCGAAAAGGCCAAGAAGATCAACTAA
- a CDS encoding F0F1 ATP synthase subunit epsilon, translating into MAHTIHVDVVSAEEEIFSGEAEFVALPGEAGELGIYPRHTPLITRIKPGAVRIKIPGQAHEEFVFVAGGLLEVQPDTVTVLADTAIRGSDLDEAKASAAKKLAEEALANRDSQIDYAAAQAELATAVAQLAAIAKLRQKR; encoded by the coding sequence ATGGCACATACTATTCACGTCGACGTAGTCTCCGCCGAAGAAGAAATCTTCTCCGGCGAGGCGGAATTCGTCGCGTTGCCGGGTGAAGCGGGTGAGCTGGGGATTTATCCTCGCCACACCCCCTTGATCACGCGCATCAAGCCAGGTGCAGTACGCATCAAGATTCCTGGCCAGGCGCACGAAGAATTCGTATTCGTCGCCGGTGGTTTGCTGGAAGTGCAGCCTGACACCGTAACCGTTCTGGCCGACACCGCGATCCGCGGCTCGGACCTGGACGAAGCCAAGGCCAGCGCCGCGAAGAAACTCGCGGAAGAAGCCCTGGCGAATCGCGACTCCCAAATCGATTACGCAGCTGCACAAGCCGAATTGGCGACGGCAGTGGCGCAATTGGCGGCGATCGCGAAACTGCGTCAGAAGCGTTGA